From Rutidosis leptorrhynchoides isolate AG116_Rl617_1_P2 chromosome 3, CSIRO_AGI_Rlap_v1, whole genome shotgun sequence, a single genomic window includes:
- the LOC139902219 gene encoding uncharacterized protein — translation MSTPGIYDKIYTVTSVTHLIPIKLDLAKLNYTHWSTLFITHCAAFNVHTFLAESTTSDPPTEEWKKADALVMGWIILTISESLLERLLNTQPKTACEAWDFLKKLFQDNKRSKTVELIAELQSLSIADQTA, via the coding sequence ATGTCTACACCTGGTATATACGATAAAATCTATACCGTAACTTCGGTTACTCATCTTATTCCCATCAAACTCGATCTCGCTAAACTCAATTACACACATTGGAGCACCCTTTTTATCACGCATTGTGCTGCGTTTAACGTGCACACCTTTCTTGCTGAGTCGACTACTTCTGATCCGCCAACAGAGGAATGGAAAAAGGCCGACGCTCTCGTAATGGGGTGGATTATTCTAACGATATCTGAATCGCTCCTCGAACGTCTACTTAACACCCAACCAAAAACGGCATGTGAAGCATGGGACTTTCTCAAGAAATTGTTCCAAGATAATAAACGTTCCAAGACCGTGGAACTAATAGCAGAACTTCAGTCTTTATCAATTGCAGATCAAACCGCATAA